One Curtobacterium sp. MCLR17_007 DNA window includes the following coding sequences:
- the mmsB gene encoding multiple monosaccharide ABC transporter permease, whose translation MNALKSAASYLTGQLRQIGLFIALIVIVVFFQVTTNGITLAPINVSNLIVQNSYILILAIGMVMVIIAGHIDLSVGSIVAFTGAMAGVMITQWGIPWPIAVVLCLVLGGLVGAWQGFWIAYFGIPAFIVTLAGMLAFRGAAQIVLQNQQISPFPTGFRSLGSGFLPTFGSSGYEPLTMILGFAAAAVMVVVSIRGRATRRKYQLESEPFVWFIVKLAFGALLVIYVALLLASYSGTPIVLVILGLLVVVYSVVMRSAVFGRHVYAIGGNALAAQLSGVKTKRVTFLLFVNMGVIAALAGVVFTGQLNLAAPGAGNGFELDAIAAVFIGGAAVTGGIGTVPGAIIGGLIIGLLNNGMSILGVGTEFQSLIKGLVLLAAVAFDVFNKRRAASARK comes from the coding sequence ATGAACGCGCTTAAGTCCGCCGCCAGCTACCTCACCGGGCAGCTCCGACAGATCGGCCTGTTCATCGCGCTGATCGTCATCGTCGTCTTCTTCCAGGTGACCACGAACGGCATCACGCTGGCCCCGATCAACGTCTCGAACCTGATCGTCCAGAACAGCTACATCCTGATCCTGGCGATCGGCATGGTGATGGTCATCATCGCCGGCCACATCGACCTGTCCGTCGGGTCCATCGTCGCCTTCACGGGCGCCATGGCCGGCGTCATGATCACCCAGTGGGGCATCCCGTGGCCGATCGCCGTGGTGCTGTGCCTGGTGCTCGGTGGCCTGGTCGGCGCCTGGCAGGGCTTCTGGATCGCCTACTTCGGGATCCCGGCGTTCATCGTGACGCTGGCCGGCATGCTCGCCTTCCGCGGTGCGGCGCAGATCGTCCTGCAGAACCAGCAGATCTCGCCGTTCCCGACCGGGTTCCGCTCGCTCGGCTCCGGCTTCCTGCCCACCTTCGGCAGCTCGGGCTACGAGCCGCTCACGATGATCCTCGGCTTCGCGGCCGCGGCGGTCATGGTGGTCGTGTCGATCCGCGGACGCGCCACGCGTCGGAAGTACCAGCTCGAGAGCGAGCCGTTCGTCTGGTTCATCGTCAAGCTCGCCTTCGGTGCCCTGCTGGTCATCTACGTCGCCCTGCTGCTCGCCAGCTACAGCGGCACCCCGATCGTGCTGGTCATCCTCGGCCTGCTCGTGGTCGTCTACTCGGTGGTCATGCGCAGCGCGGTCTTCGGTCGCCACGTGTACGCCATCGGCGGCAACGCCCTGGCGGCGCAGCTCTCCGGCGTGAAGACGAAGCGGGTCACGTTCCTGCTGTTCGTCAACATGGGCGTCATCGCGGCGCTGGCCGGCGTGGTGTTCACCGGGCAGCTCAACCTGGCGGCACCGGGCGCGGGCAACGGCTTCGAGCTCGACGCCATCGCCGCGGTGTTCATCGGCGGCGCGGCCGTCACCGGCGGCATCGGCACGGTGCCGGGCGCGATCATCGGTGGTCTCATCATCGGTCTGCTGAACAACGGCATGTCGATCCTCGGTGTCGGCACCGAGTTCCAGTCCCTGATCAAGGGCCTGGTGCTGCTCGCCGCCGTCGCGTTCGACGTGTTCAACAAGCGCCGGGCGGCGTCCGCGCGCAAGTAG
- a CDS encoding alpha-amylase family glycosyl hydrolase, whose product MTTDIVPDRPAEPDWVRHVMWWHVYPLGFVGAEIRPEAPWADRAVEHRLDRITPWLDHVVDLGLNGLLLGPVFASSTHGYDTVDHLRIDPRLGDDDDFDALVRAAHDRGVRVLLDGVFNHVGREHPAFRALETQGPAADSAPLFGIDWTGWNPGDPVPVGLFEGHDILVALDHTAQATEDLVVEVMTHWLARGVDGWRLDAAYAVSPAFWARVLPRVREQFPDAWFSGEVIHGDAAAIVSASTMDSTTQYELWQGTWHGIADRNCHELAHAIGRHDALLSTFVPTTFVGNHDVSRIASAVGERFAGHAAAVLFTVAGTPVVYAGDEYGWTGVKEEREGGDDAVRPAFPDAPPAATDLTHAHEALIALRRREPWLHRAHTDVTHVENTAIVLRTATADAAVVTALNLGDDPVELPVADATRVEAGGGDLRDGTVVLPAAGWAVLSR is encoded by the coding sequence GTGACCACCGACATCGTGCCCGACCGTCCCGCCGAACCGGACTGGGTGCGTCACGTCATGTGGTGGCACGTCTACCCGCTCGGCTTCGTCGGCGCCGAGATCCGACCGGAGGCACCCTGGGCGGACCGCGCGGTGGAGCACCGGCTCGACCGGATCACCCCCTGGCTCGACCACGTCGTGGACCTCGGCCTGAACGGCCTGCTGCTCGGCCCGGTGTTCGCGAGCTCGACCCACGGCTACGACACGGTCGACCACCTGCGGATCGACCCGCGCCTGGGTGACGACGACGACTTCGACGCCCTGGTCCGTGCCGCCCACGACCGCGGGGTCCGGGTGCTGCTCGACGGCGTGTTCAACCACGTCGGTCGGGAGCACCCGGCGTTCCGAGCGCTCGAGACGCAGGGGCCGGCGGCGGACTCCGCCCCGCTGTTCGGCATCGACTGGACCGGCTGGAACCCGGGCGACCCGGTACCGGTCGGACTGTTCGAGGGCCATGACATCCTCGTCGCCCTCGACCACACCGCCCAGGCCACCGAGGACCTCGTCGTCGAGGTCATGACCCACTGGCTCGCGCGCGGCGTCGACGGCTGGCGGCTCGACGCGGCGTACGCGGTCTCCCCGGCGTTCTGGGCACGGGTGCTGCCGCGCGTCCGGGAACAGTTCCCGGACGCGTGGTTCAGCGGCGAGGTGATCCACGGGGACGCCGCCGCGATCGTGTCCGCGTCGACGATGGACTCCACGACGCAGTACGAGCTGTGGCAGGGGACCTGGCACGGGATCGCCGACCGGAACTGCCACGAGCTGGCCCATGCGATCGGTCGACACGACGCCCTGCTGTCGACGTTCGTCCCCACGACCTTCGTCGGCAACCACGACGTCAGCCGGATCGCCAGCGCGGTGGGGGAGCGGTTCGCCGGGCACGCCGCAGCGGTGCTGTTCACGGTGGCCGGCACGCCGGTCGTCTACGCCGGCGACGAGTACGGCTGGACCGGCGTCAAGGAGGAGCGCGAGGGCGGCGACGACGCCGTCCGTCCGGCCTTCCCGGACGCACCGCCCGCCGCGACCGACCTGACCCACGCCCACGAGGCGCTCATCGCCCTGCGCCGTCGAGAACCGTGGCTGCACCGGGCGCACACCGACGTGACGCACGTGGAGAACACCGCGATCGTCCTGCGGACCGCGACCGCGGACGCGGCCGTCGTGACGGCCCTGAACCTGGGCGACGACCCCGTCGAGCTGCCCGTGGCCGACGCGACGCGGGTGGAGGCGGGCGGTGGTGACCTGCGGGACGGGACCGTGGTCCTCCCGGCTGCCGGTTGGGCCGTCCTGTCCCGCTGA
- a CDS encoding DUF3253 domain-containing protein, translating to MGRAIRTEADAERSDAAHAERTCASCGRRMPTNAAPDAKWCSDACRRHKLDDTDRALERTIDELLDARAVTSSICPSDAARAVGDDDWRDLMEPARRAARRMVARGEVEITQGGTVVDPSTAKGPIRIRRPR from the coding sequence ATGGGACGAGCGATCCGCACCGAGGCCGACGCCGAGCGCAGCGATGCAGCGCACGCCGAGCGGACCTGTGCGTCGTGCGGACGTCGGATGCCGACGAACGCCGCACCCGACGCGAAGTGGTGCTCGGACGCCTGCCGTCGACACAAGCTCGACGACACCGACCGCGCACTGGAACGCACGATCGACGAGCTCCTCGACGCCCGGGCCGTGACCTCGAGCATCTGCCCGTCGGACGCTGCCCGCGCGGTCGGCGACGACGACTGGCGCGACCTGATGGAACCCGCCCGTCGTGCCGCGCGCCGGATGGTCGCGCGCGGCGAGGTCGAGATCACGCAGGGCGGCACCGTCGTCGACCCCTCGACGGCCAAGGGACCGATCCGGATCCGTCGTCCGCGCTGA
- a CDS encoding SDR family oxidoreductase: MSPDETTTQSTVPRSALVVGASGITGSALVQHLTRDGWDVAALSRRAGTRDGVRGVAADLRDPESLRTALADERPTHVFFTAWQRQATEAENIAVNGGMVRDLLAALDHAPLEHVALVTGLKHYLGPFEAYAAGEMPDTPFHEEEPRLDTPNFYYAQEDELMAAAERQGFTWSVHRSHTVIGHAVGNAMNMGLTLAVQATIAKERDLDFVFPGSEAQWNGLTDMTDAGLLAEHMVWAATSPEGADEPFNIVNGDVFRWRWMWPRLAAHLGVDPARVVGYQDAPRPLEQQMAPHASAWPEIAERHGLVEPDIDRVASWWHTDADLGRAMEVVTDMSKSREAGFTGYRRTERSFTDLFDRYRADRLVP; the protein is encoded by the coding sequence ATGTCTCCTGACGAAACCACCACGCAGTCCACCGTCCCCCGCAGCGCCCTGGTCGTCGGTGCCAGCGGCATCACCGGCTCCGCCCTGGTGCAGCACCTGACCCGCGACGGCTGGGACGTCGCCGCGCTCTCCCGTCGCGCCGGCACCCGCGACGGCGTCCGTGGCGTCGCCGCGGACCTCCGCGACCCGGAGTCGCTCCGCACCGCGCTGGCCGACGAGCGCCCGACCCACGTCTTCTTCACCGCGTGGCAGCGGCAGGCGACCGAGGCCGAGAACATCGCCGTGAACGGAGGGATGGTCCGCGACCTGCTCGCAGCGCTCGACCACGCACCCCTCGAGCACGTCGCACTCGTGACCGGGCTGAAGCACTACCTCGGCCCGTTCGAGGCGTACGCCGCGGGCGAGATGCCGGACACGCCCTTCCACGAGGAGGAGCCGCGCCTCGACACCCCGAACTTCTACTACGCGCAGGAGGACGAGCTCATGGCGGCCGCCGAGCGCCAGGGCTTCACGTGGTCCGTGCACCGCTCGCACACGGTCATCGGCCACGCGGTCGGCAACGCGATGAACATGGGCCTGACCCTGGCGGTCCAGGCGACCATCGCCAAGGAGCGTGACCTGGACTTCGTGTTCCCCGGCAGCGAGGCGCAGTGGAACGGCCTGACCGACATGACCGACGCCGGACTGCTCGCCGAGCACATGGTCTGGGCCGCGACCTCGCCCGAGGGCGCCGACGAGCCGTTCAACATCGTGAACGGCGACGTCTTCCGCTGGCGCTGGATGTGGCCGCGCCTGGCCGCGCACCTCGGTGTCGACCCGGCGCGGGTCGTCGGCTACCAGGACGCACCCCGGCCGCTCGAGCAGCAGATGGCACCGCACGCGTCCGCATGGCCCGAGATCGCCGAGCGCCACGGACTCGTCGAGCCCGACATCGACCGGGTCGCGTCCTGGTGGCACACCGACGCCGACCTCGGCCGTGCCATGGAGGTCGTCACCGACATGAGCAAGAGCCGCGAGGCCGGGTTCACCGGGTACCGGCGCACCGAGCGGTCCTTCACCGACCTGTTCGACCGGTACCGAGCGGACCGCCTGGTCCCCTGA
- a CDS encoding carbohydrate ABC transporter permease produces the protein MSARTRRARIGLAARTVLAIVVAVVVIAPLYWMVVVAFSPRSELLGGTVRFFPRTLTLDNLDRVFSSFPVVEWLGNSTAIALSVAILTTAISLLAGYAFAQLRFRGSTVLFFIALATLAVPVQVIIVSLFRIVTGMHLYGTYWAVILPSAASAFGVFLARQFLLGIPKELIEAARIDGAGHVAVFFRIVLPMARPLVAVLFFMSLLQAWNDFAWPLIALRENRLFTLPIGLLYLQGQFNSDYGATMAFALLDVVPIVVVFLLFQRWFVQGFARSGIR, from the coding sequence ATGAGCGCCCGCACACGCCGGGCCCGCATCGGCCTCGCCGCCCGGACCGTCCTCGCGATCGTCGTCGCGGTGGTCGTGATCGCTCCGCTGTACTGGATGGTCGTCGTGGCCTTCTCGCCGCGTTCCGAGCTGCTCGGTGGGACCGTCCGGTTCTTCCCGCGCACGCTGACGCTCGACAACCTCGACCGGGTGTTCTCGTCCTTCCCGGTCGTGGAGTGGCTCGGCAACTCGACGGCCATCGCCCTGTCGGTCGCGATCCTGACGACCGCGATCAGCCTGCTCGCCGGGTACGCCTTCGCGCAGCTGCGGTTCCGGGGCTCGACCGTGCTGTTCTTCATCGCGCTGGCGACCCTCGCCGTCCCCGTGCAGGTGATCATCGTGTCGCTGTTCCGCATCGTGACGGGCATGCACCTGTACGGCACGTACTGGGCGGTGATCCTGCCGAGCGCGGCGTCGGCCTTCGGCGTGTTCCTCGCCCGGCAGTTCCTGCTCGGGATCCCGAAGGAGCTCATCGAGGCGGCACGCATCGACGGTGCCGGGCACGTTGCGGTGTTCTTCCGGATCGTGCTGCCGATGGCGCGGCCGCTCGTCGCGGTGCTCTTCTTCATGAGCCTGCTGCAGGCGTGGAACGACTTCGCCTGGCCGTTGATCGCGCTCCGCGAGAACCGCCTGTTCACGCTGCCCATCGGGCTGCTCTACCTGCAGGGACAGTTCAACTCGGACTACGGCGCCACGATGGCGTTCGCCCTGCTCGACGTCGTGCCGATCGTCGTCGTGTTCCTGCTGTTCCAGCGGTGGTTCGTGCAGGGGTTCGCGCGGAGCGGGATCCGCTAG
- a CDS encoding sugar ABC transporter permease, with translation MTATTGRRIRPRRSRSARHEERAAYVFIAPNMVLLAVFVLVPLVGAFVISFQRTNGFGAAEWVGLANYQRLLGDALFWRALLNTVLFTVLVTPISMGLGLLAALLLNSVLPARGLFRSILIMPMAVSGVATALIGVLVFDQNSGVLDALLGVVGISPVQWQSDPTAAFASVVLVTIWWRVGFNMLIYLAGLQGIGPELPEAAMLDGAGWSRRLRSVTVPLLGSSTFFLTVLNVIYSFQVFDIVFVLTGGGPRNATSVLVTYAYDTGFVTRDQGYAAAIGMVLLLLAVVFAIAQWRGSRNRDLAG, from the coding sequence ATGACCGCCACGACCGGGCGGAGGATCCGCCCCCGCCGTTCGCGCTCCGCCCGGCACGAGGAACGCGCCGCCTACGTGTTCATCGCGCCGAACATGGTGCTGCTCGCGGTCTTCGTGCTCGTCCCGCTCGTCGGCGCGTTCGTCATCAGCTTCCAGCGCACGAACGGCTTCGGCGCGGCCGAGTGGGTCGGGCTGGCGAACTACCAGCGCCTGCTCGGCGACGCGCTCTTCTGGCGGGCGCTGCTCAACACCGTGCTGTTCACCGTCCTGGTGACGCCGATCTCGATGGGGCTCGGGCTGCTCGCGGCGCTGCTGCTCAACTCGGTGCTCCCTGCTCGGGGACTCTTCCGCTCGATCCTGATCATGCCGATGGCGGTGTCCGGCGTCGCGACGGCCCTGATCGGCGTCCTGGTGTTCGACCAGAACTCCGGCGTGCTCGACGCGCTGCTGGGCGTGGTCGGCATCTCGCCCGTGCAGTGGCAGTCCGACCCGACAGCGGCGTTCGCGTCGGTCGTGCTCGTGACCATCTGGTGGCGCGTCGGGTTCAACATGCTCATCTACCTGGCGGGGCTGCAGGGCATCGGCCCGGAGCTGCCCGAGGCGGCGATGCTCGACGGCGCCGGGTGGAGCCGACGCCTGCGCTCCGTCACCGTCCCGTTGCTCGGCTCGTCGACGTTCTTCCTGACGGTCCTCAACGTCATCTACTCGTTCCAGGTGTTCGACATCGTGTTCGTGCTGACCGGAGGTGGCCCGCGCAACGCGACGTCCGTGCTCGTCACGTACGCCTACGACACCGGGTTCGTCACGCGTGACCAGGGCTACGCGGCGGCGATCGGCATGGTGCTGTTGCTGCTGGCGGTCGTCTTCGCGATCGCGCAGTGGCGCGGCAGCCGCAACCGGGACCTCGCAGGATGA
- a CDS encoding sugar ABC transporter substrate-binding protein — protein MHITRRNLLVGLGALTLPAALAGCGFVPQDTGARNDADTLTFTTWGTDAELAGFRSAIKDFQRAYPGRRVELNAVPYEQMFTNIDAQLQAGNAPDVFRVPYYSFGAYAGRGQLLDLSRSLNASVGDRFTETAWAAVQSDGRPFGVPHHTDTSAILVNTDLMRKAGITELPRTVDEAWTWDELGDVAGKLRSGLPDDVHPFAYNWQGNGVTRWLSLLFQADGAFLGSDQRTPRIDSAAGRDAVTFAKRFFSEGWVPANDSVKSATYASDTWYRQRVAMVWSGAFQIPDAASTLDFPWTATYAPRRDRGGSDFGGNALVATAQSQKPDLAASFLDFVTRRPQMQDFCERASLLPTRRDLLDGGLRFAVRPELTPVFVDQASVIRPADVAQVASPDMAAIITVLQNGIEDALVGGVGAAETVQRLQRGIADATGGTA, from the coding sequence GTGCACATCACACGCCGCAACCTCCTCGTGGGGCTGGGTGCGCTGACGCTGCCCGCAGCCCTGGCGGGGTGCGGGTTCGTGCCGCAGGACACCGGCGCGCGGAACGACGCCGACACGCTGACCTTCACCACCTGGGGGACCGACGCCGAGCTCGCCGGGTTCCGCTCGGCGATCAAGGACTTCCAGCGCGCGTACCCCGGACGACGGGTCGAGCTGAACGCCGTGCCCTACGAGCAGATGTTCACGAACATCGACGCGCAGCTACAGGCCGGGAACGCCCCCGACGTCTTCCGGGTGCCCTACTACTCGTTCGGCGCCTACGCCGGACGCGGGCAGCTGCTCGACCTGTCGCGCTCGCTCAACGCGAGCGTGGGGGACCGGTTCACCGAGACAGCGTGGGCGGCGGTCCAGTCCGACGGTCGGCCCTTCGGCGTGCCGCACCACACGGACACGTCCGCGATCCTCGTCAACACCGACCTGATGCGGAAGGCGGGCATCACCGAGTTGCCGCGGACGGTCGACGAGGCCTGGACCTGGGACGAACTCGGCGACGTCGCCGGGAAGCTGCGGTCCGGGCTGCCCGACGACGTCCACCCGTTCGCCTACAACTGGCAGGGGAACGGCGTCACCAGGTGGCTCAGCCTGCTGTTCCAGGCGGACGGTGCATTCCTCGGCTCGGACCAGCGGACGCCGCGGATCGACAGCGCCGCCGGTCGCGATGCCGTCACGTTCGCCAAGCGGTTCTTCTCGGAGGGGTGGGTGCCCGCGAACGACTCGGTGAAGTCGGCGACCTACGCCAGCGACACCTGGTACCGGCAACGCGTGGCGATGGTGTGGTCCGGGGCGTTCCAGATCCCCGACGCCGCCTCGACGCTGGACTTCCCCTGGACCGCGACGTACGCGCCGCGGCGGGACCGGGGCGGCAGCGACTTCGGCGGCAACGCCCTGGTGGCGACCGCCCAGTCCCAGAAACCTGACCTCGCCGCGTCGTTCCTCGACTTCGTCACCCGCCGACCCCAGATGCAGGACTTCTGCGAGCGGGCCTCGTTGCTGCCCACTCGTCGGGACCTGCTGGACGGTGGGCTGCGCTTCGCGGTGCGGCCTGAACTGACGCCGGTGTTCGTCGACCAGGCGTCGGTCATCCGGCCGGCGGACGTCGCCCAGGTGGCCTCGCCGGACATGGCCGCGATCATCACCGTGCTGCAGAACGGCATCGAGGACGCGCTGGTCGGCGGTGTCGGTGCCGCCGAGACCGTGCAGCGCCTGCAGCGGGGCATCGCCGACGCCACGGGAGGGACGGCATGA
- a CDS encoding CsbD family protein: MSLGDKAKDATQKIVGKVEETVGKHTDDAELKHQGQKDQVMGEGRMQTEKAKDALDGK, translated from the coding sequence ATGTCGCTCGGAGACAAGGCCAAGGACGCCACCCAGAAGATCGTCGGCAAGGTCGAGGAGACCGTCGGCAAGCACACGGACGACGCCGAGCTCAAGCACCAGGGCCAGAAGGACCAGGTCATGGGCGAGGGTCGCATGCAGACCGAGAAGGCGAAGGACGCCCTCGACGGCAAGTGA
- a CDS encoding biopolymer transporter Tol, with product MSEPDDHFFVVDGRRWRRTDPAIPEATAAALRSHLGRGRNAVKQAKRSGDDEALAAARHRNGIAKHGLGERGPEWWDRPEADRVADADCALQDLDALD from the coding sequence ATGAGCGAGCCCGACGACCACTTCTTCGTCGTCGACGGCCGTCGGTGGCGCAGGACCGACCCGGCGATCCCCGAGGCGACGGCCGCAGCGCTCCGGTCGCACCTGGGGCGCGGTCGGAACGCCGTCAAGCAGGCGAAACGGTCCGGTGACGACGAGGCCCTCGCGGCGGCGCGGCACCGGAACGGCATCGCGAAGCACGGCCTGGGCGAACGCGGACCGGAGTGGTGGGACCGCCCGGAGGCCGACCGCGTCGCGGACGCCGATTGCGCGCTGCAGGACCTCGACGCCCTCGACTAG
- a CDS encoding beta-galactosidase family protein translates to MRFAIGDTDFLLDGEPHRVLSGAIHYFRVHPDLWQDRIRKARLMGLNTVETYVAWNAHEATPGDFDFTGGLDLGRFLDLVAAEGMHAVVRPGPYICAEWTNGGLPYWLFTDGTVGIRRDEPQFLAAVSRYLDALAPVLVPRQIDAGGPVVLVQVENEYGAYGSDPVYLTKLEQMHRAIGLTVPFTSVDQPMGTMLEDGSLPSLHKTGSFGSRSTERLERLRQAQPTGPLMCSEFWDGWFDSWGEHHHTTPAAASASDLDDLLAAGGSVNVYMFHGGTNFGFTNGANDKGVYRPIATSYDYDAPLDEAGRPTAKFHAFRTVIERYAPVPELPASMLPGGSGRLAPVGATGVALEDRPTPATDLAVRLDRSTPLASLLPHLTSWTTHQDVPTFDELGAASGFVLYRTEVDLPTGGVLTVGTEVRDRVLVRVDGRPVGVLEREHHDRALALPRGTGTLELLVEDQGRVDYGVRIGEPKGLIGGVSVDGVPLERWTVSPLALDPLPEAALDVLRALPSTNGSVLAGPVVALGSFDLDVVDDRYLALDGFRKGVAWVNGFCLGRYWSRGPQTTLAVPGPVLRAGRNEVVVFELHASASRTVTLRTEPDLGHTEA, encoded by the coding sequence ATGCGCTTCGCCATCGGCGACACCGACTTCCTGCTCGACGGCGAACCGCACCGGGTCCTGTCCGGCGCGATCCACTACTTCCGCGTGCACCCGGACCTGTGGCAGGACCGCATCCGCAAGGCCCGGCTGATGGGCCTGAACACCGTCGAGACCTACGTCGCGTGGAACGCGCACGAGGCCACGCCGGGCGACTTCGACTTCACGGGCGGCCTCGACCTCGGGCGGTTCCTCGACCTGGTCGCCGCCGAGGGCATGCACGCCGTCGTCCGCCCGGGCCCGTACATCTGCGCCGAGTGGACCAACGGCGGTCTGCCGTACTGGCTGTTCACCGACGGCACCGTCGGCATCCGGCGCGACGAGCCGCAGTTCCTGGCCGCCGTGTCCCGGTACCTCGACGCCCTCGCGCCCGTCCTCGTCCCACGCCAGATCGACGCTGGCGGACCCGTCGTGCTCGTGCAGGTCGAGAACGAGTACGGCGCCTACGGTTCCGACCCGGTGTACCTGACCAAGCTCGAGCAGATGCACCGTGCGATCGGGCTCACCGTCCCCTTCACCAGCGTCGACCAGCCGATGGGCACCATGCTCGAGGACGGGTCGCTGCCCTCGCTGCACAAGACCGGGTCCTTCGGATCGCGCTCCACGGAGCGGCTGGAGCGGCTGCGGCAGGCCCAGCCGACCGGGCCGCTGATGTGCTCGGAGTTCTGGGACGGCTGGTTCGACAGCTGGGGCGAGCACCACCACACCACCCCGGCCGCGGCGTCGGCGTCCGACCTGGACGACCTGCTCGCCGCCGGCGGCTCGGTCAACGTCTACATGTTCCACGGCGGCACGAACTTCGGCTTCACGAACGGCGCGAACGACAAGGGCGTGTACCGGCCGATCGCGACGTCGTACGACTACGACGCCCCGCTCGACGAGGCCGGCCGACCGACCGCGAAGTTCCACGCGTTCCGCACGGTGATCGAGCGCTACGCGCCCGTGCCCGAGCTGCCCGCGTCGATGCTGCCCGGCGGGTCGGGTCGCCTCGCTCCGGTGGGCGCGACCGGCGTCGCCCTGGAGGACCGGCCCACCCCCGCCACGGACCTCGCCGTCCGACTCGACCGGTCCACGCCGCTCGCGTCGCTGCTCCCGCACCTCACGTCCTGGACCACGCACCAGGACGTCCCGACGTTCGACGAGCTCGGCGCCGCCTCGGGCTTCGTGCTCTACCGGACCGAGGTCGACCTGCCCACCGGTGGCGTCCTCACCGTCGGCACCGAAGTCCGTGACCGTGTCCTGGTCAGGGTCGACGGTCGCCCTGTGGGCGTGCTCGAACGGGAGCACCACGACCGGGCGCTGGCGCTGCCGCGGGGGACCGGCACGCTGGAGCTGCTGGTCGAGGACCAGGGACGGGTCGACTACGGCGTCCGCATCGGCGAACCGAAGGGCCTGATCGGTGGCGTGTCCGTCGACGGTGTGCCCCTCGAGCGGTGGACGGTGTCACCACTCGCGCTCGACCCCCTGCCCGAGGCGGCGCTCGACGTCCTGCGGGCACTCCCGAGCACGAACGGCTCCGTCCTCGCCGGGCCCGTCGTCGCGCTCGGGTCGTTCGACCTCGACGTCGTCGACGACCGGTACCTCGCGCTCGACGGCTTCCGGAAGGGTGTCGCCTGGGTCAACGGGTTCTGCCTCGGCCGGTACTGGTCACGCGGCCCGCAGACGACGCTCGCGGTACCGGGACCGGTCCTGCGCGCGGGCCGGAACGAGGTCGTCGTGTTCGAGCTGCACGCCTCGGCATCGCGCACGGTCACGCTCCGCACCGAGCCGGACCTGGGGCACACCGAGGCCTAG